The following coding sequences are from one Sesamum indicum cultivar Zhongzhi No. 13 linkage group LG11, S_indicum_v1.0, whole genome shotgun sequence window:
- the LOC105174136 gene encoding leucine-rich repeat receptor-like protein kinase PXC1 → MDLHFFSFLLLSATLLFPSSALSNDTAALSLFRSQTDPHATLLSNWTTSSPTSTACSANWFGVNCTDNRVTALSLPSLNLRGPIDALSSLDQLRLLDLRGNRLNGTLTPITQCLNLKLIYLSGNDFSGEIPPEFSSLHRLLRLDLSNNNLRGTVPSQLSNLSRLLTLHLQNNELSGTIPKSLDSLPQLKELNLSNNELYGLLPKSLLSRYGEASFSGNEGLCGNSPFPKCSYTGTGQPPSSSETVPSNPSSLPSSTTATIEEPSNNHHKRLSNGAIVAIVVANSVLLLVIVSFVVAYYCGKYSRETSSMAESEGGKRSSYSSDKRVYANNGGGDSDGTNATDQSKLVFFDRKKQFELEDLLRASAEMLGKGSLGTVYKAVLDDGCTVAVKRLKDANPCARKEFEQYMDVIAKLRHPNVVRFRAYYYAREEKLLVYDYMPNGSLHALLHGNRGPGRIPLDWTTRISLILGAARGLERIHQEYAASRIPHGNVKSCNILLDRNGVACISDFGLSLLLNPVHAIAKLGGYRAPEQAEIKRLSQNADVYSFGVLLLEVLTGRAPSEHPSPGRVRTEEEELAVDLPKWVQSVVRDEWTAEVFDQELLRYKNIEEELVSTLHVAMACVVPQPEKRPNMSEVVKMIEEIRVELSPLGEDYDESRNSLSPSLATTEDF, encoded by the exons ATGGACCTCCACTTCTTCTCCTTTCTCCTCCTCTCAGCCACTTTACTCTTCCCCTCCTCCGCCCTCTCCAATGACACTGCCGCTCTCTCCCTTTTCCGTTCCCAAACTGACCCCCACGCCACGCTCCTCTCCAACTGGACCACCTCCTCTCCCACCTCCACCGCTTGCTCCGCCAACTGGTTTGGAGTAAACTGCACTGACAACCGTGTCactgctctctctctcccctctcTCAATCTCCGCGGCCCCATCGACGCCCTCTCCTCCCTAGATCAGCTCCGCCTCCTCGACCTCCGCGGCAACCGCCTCAACGGCACACTCACTCCCATCACACAATGTCTGAACTTGAAGCTCATTTACCTCTCAGGCAACGACTTTTCCGGTGAAATACCACCGGAATTCTCCTCCCTCCACCGCCTCCTCCGTCTCGACCTTTCCAATAACAACCTCCGCGGCACCGTTCCGTCTCAGCTCTCCAATCTTTCCCGCTTGCTCACTCTTCACCTCCAAAACAACGAGCTCTCCGGGACTATCCCAAAATCCCTTGATTCGCTTCCACAGCTTAAAGAATTAAACTTGTCAAACAATGAGCTATACGGGCTGCTGCCGAAGAGTTTGTTATCCCGGTACGGCGAGGCTAGCTTTTCCGGCAATGAAGGGCTGTGCGGGAATAGCCCTTTTCCTAAGTGTTCCTACACTGGTACTGGGCAACCACCCTCATCTTCTGAAACGGTGCCGTCCAATCCTAGTTCCCTTCCTTCATCAACAACTGCTACAATTGAAGAGCCATCAAACAATCATCACAAAAGGCTGAGCAACGGAGCAATAGTAGCTATTGTGGTGGCTAATTCAGTACTACTTTTGGTAATCGTCTCATTTGTGGTGGCGTACTATTGTGGGAAGTACTCAAGGGAAACGAGTTCCATGGCGGAGAGCGAGGGTGGGAAGAGGAGCAGCTACTCGAGCGACAAGAGAGTTTACGCGAATAATGGAGGTGGAGATAGTGATGGTACTAATGCTACTGATCAGAGTAAGCTGGTGTTTTTTGACAGGAAAAAGCAGTTTGAGCTGGAGGATTTGCTCCGGGCATCGGCTGAGATGCTAGGAAAAGGGAGTTTGGGGACTGTTTACAAGGCTGTTCTTGATGATGGATGCACTGTGGCTGTAAAGAGGCTCAAGGATGCAAATCCTTGCGCTAGGAAAGAATTTGAGCAGTATATGGATGTGATTGCGAAGCTTAGGCATCCTAATGTAGTGAGATTCAGGGCTTATTACTATGCCAGGGAAGAGAAGTTGCTTGTTTATGATTACATGCCTAATGGCAGCCTACATGCACTTCTTCATG GAAACAGAGGACCAGGGAGAATACCACTGGATTGGACCACACGAATCAGTTTGATACTGGGAGCTGCTCGCGGGCTTGAAAGAATCCATCAAGAGTATGCAGCTTCAAGAATTCCTCATGGCAATGTGAAATCATGCAATATATTGCTGGACAGAAatggggttgcttgcatttctGATTTCGGATTGTCTTTGCTTCTGAACCCAGTTCATGCCATAGCCAAATTGGGAGGTTACAGAGCCCCAGAGCAGGCTGAAATCAAGAGACTCTCACAGAATGCTGATGTTTACAGCTTTGGAGTTTTGCTGCTTGAGGTGCTGACAGGCCGGGCTCCATCGGAGCATCCATCACCAGGACGGGTTCGGACCGAGGAGGAGGAGCTTGCAGTGGATTTGCCGAAATGGGTTCAGTCAGTGGTTAGGGATGAGTGGACAGCTGAAGTTTTTGATCAAGAGTTGTTGAGGTACAAGAACATTGAGGAGGAGCTGGTGTCAACACTGCATGTAGCAATGGCTTGTGTGGTGCCACAGCCTGAAAAGAGGCCTAACATGAGTGAAGTGGTTAAAATGATTGAGGAAATAAGGGTTGAGCTGTCTCCCTTGGGGGAAGATTACGACGAATCACGCAATTCCCTCTCGCCATCCCTTGCAACAACTGAAGATTTCTGA
- the LOC110012837 gene encoding uncharacterized protein LOC110012837, with the protein MTLIQRLSSHSSPLGSPDSVWEEKLCDDFSGYVKSRCISTIWVFPLPHSKDSHKNSIASLSAPPVTCVLYILLLMNEMHLVMHWKEPRKSVLGNNFKKSGEHVGKD; encoded by the exons ATGACACTGATCCAGAGGTTGTCTTCACACTCAAGTCCACTTGGATCACCTGATTCTGTTTGGGAGGAAAAGTTGTGTGATGATTTTTCTGGATACGTGAAGTCCAGATGCATCTCTACTATCTGGGTGTTCCCTTTACCTCACTCAAAAGATTCACACAAAAACTCAATTGCATCTCTATCTGCTCCTCCTGTTACTTGTGTCTTGTATATCTTGCTGCTAATGAATGAAATGCACCTTGTTATGCATTGGAAG GAACCAAGAAAATCAGTTCTGGGCAACAACTTCAAGAAATCAGGGGAGCATGTGGGAAAAGATTAA